Proteins encoded by one window of Manihot esculenta cultivar AM560-2 chromosome 10, M.esculenta_v8, whole genome shotgun sequence:
- the LOC110625022 gene encoding uncharacterized protein LOC110625022, translating to MCMKDEYIFLTIIIPGPKNPKEKLDVYMQPLVKELKELVEHSWMNCMSLLYGKHICIYIKKGGGKQTWFDSHRKFLPDNHAFRRNKISFIKNRTVSKSSPPIRTGEYLLKEIEQIGLMRIIDIDSHEINGRLSKTTVMNVEGKMKDNIKSRKDLNEICRRPELKKDPISGKYPKASYCLDKQSKMILCDWLKTLKFPDGYVSNLGRCVDSRKLRLFGMKSHDCHVFMQRILPIALRELLPNNVWQPITELSNFFRELTSTTLTNWDMQRLNEQIPVILLHLAYEALIAGPVQYRWMYPFERYLRKLKTNVKNKARVKGSICNAYLVEEANAEVDKKLGTEFGLWFYKYAHELQNNVGNQFIQDLLKGPFRSVTTFEGYCVNGCKFNIINENSSSKSMNFGVCIKGSNYSSEESDYYGLLVEVLRLEYPGLPIKQTVLFKCDWFDPTPNTGTKVHRQYRMVDVNNKRRYSKYEPFVLAFQATQVVYASYPSKRRDKK from the exons ATGTGTATGAAAGATGAGTACATATTCTTGACAATTATCATACCTGGTCCCAAGAATCCAAAAGAGAAGCTTGATGTGTACATGCAACCATtagtgaaggaattgaaagaact GGTGGAGCACAGCTGGATGAACTGCATGTCCCTACTGTATGGAAAACACATATGCATTTACATTAAAAAGGGGGGGGGGAAACAGACATGGTTTGACAGTCATCGGAAGTTTTTACCAGACAACCATGCCTTCCGTCGAAACAAgatatcttttattaaaaacCGAACTGTCTCCAAGTCATCGCCGCCAATTAGAACTGGGGAATACTTGCTAAAAGAGATTGAGCAAATTGGTTTGATGCGGATAATAGACATTGACAGTCATGAAATAAATGGTCGACTTTCAAAGACAACTG tGATGAATGTTGAGGGGAAGATGAAAGACAATATAAAATCAAGGAAAGATTTGAATGAAATATGCAGGAGACCAGAATTGAAGAAAGATCCAATTAGCGGAAAATATCCAAAAGCAAGTTATTGTTTGGACAAGCAATCAAAGATGATACTGTGTGATTGGCTCAAAACACTGAAATTCCCTGATGGATATGTTTCCAATCTAGGCAGATGTGTTGATAGTCGGAAGCTAAGACTTTTTGGTATGAAAAGCCACGACTGTCATGTTTTCATGCAACGAATTCTTCCTATTGCTCTCAGAGAATTGCTACCGAATAATGTTTGGCAACCCATAACAGAACTTAGCAATTTCTTTAGAGAACTTACTTCAACTACACTTACTAATTGGGACATGCAACGGTTAAATGAACAAATTCCTGTGATCCTTT TACACCTTGCATATGAGGCATTAATTGCAGGACCAGTACAATATCGGTGGATGTACCCATTTGAGAG ATACCTGAGAAAGTTAAAGACCAATGTGAAGAATAAAGCAAGGGTCAAAGGTTCAATATGCAATGCTTACTTGGTAGAAGAAGCAA ATGCAGAAGTTGATAAGAAACTGGGGACAGAGTTTGGCCTATGGTTTTACAAGTATGCCCATGAGTTGCAGAACAATGTAGGAAATCAGTTTATACAAGATCTTTTAAAGGGACCATTCAGAAGTGTCACAACTTTTGAGGGGTATTGTGTTAATGGATGTAAATTCAACATAATCAATGAAAATTCAAGTAGTAAGTCAATGAATTTTGGTGTATGTATAAAAGGGAGTAATTACAGTTCTGAAGAAAGTGACTACTATGGACTGTTGGTTGAGGTGTTGCGGTTGGAGTATCCAGGGTTACCAATTAAGCAGACTGTGCTTTTCAAATGTGACTGGTTTGATCCAACACCAAATACCGGCACCAAGGTGCATAGACAGTATAGAATGGTCGATGTCAACAACAAGCGTAGATACAGTAAGTACGAGCCATTTGTATTAGCCTTTCAAGCAACACAAGTCGTTTATGCTTCATACCCGAGCAAGCGTCGTGACAAAAAATGA